In the genome of Novipirellula artificiosorum, the window AGAGGTGCTATCAGATCGAAAAGCGTGTGGTGAACGCAGTGGACTGTGAGCTGAAGCTCTCGGGGAGCAAGGAATCACCCATTGTCAATCCAGCGTTCCATATCCAGAACTGGAATGCCAAGGGAGCCACGGTCCGCGTGGATGGGAAGGAATTTAACAACAGCCGTGTCGGCATCAATCACAAGCTGGGCGGAGATGATCTGACGGTGTTTCTTTTCCTAAAGGCAACCTCGGCGGTCAATATTAGCATTGACCGAGTGGATTAAACCCGGACACACCGGTACTCATCCATCTGAAATAGGCCAAGGGGCCAAGCAACAGTCGGAACGCCCCGGCACCGCGAACCAAATCGGCAAACCACATCATGAAACTAGCACTCCTCCTTGCCACACTCACCGCCTGCGTTTTTCCGACGCAAGCGAAGCCACTTAGAATCTTCATTCTCGCGGGCCATTCCAACATGGAAGGGCCGGCGAGTATCAAGACCTTCGACTACATCGGCGACGATCTGGCGACCGCACCGATGCTGAGTTACAGATGAAATAGCATTGGCCACATCCTCGGCAAGATCGAGAAGCTCGGCAAGCTGTTGCAGATGGAAGTGGTGAAACTGTGTTGAGAGAGAGTTATTGTCAATAGTTGTGTTCTGAGAAAATGAATTAGGCGGCGATATCATCCTGCATAATTCCGTCTTTGAAGGACCGTCCTTCGATGACGAGTGTGATTTTTTCGTGGCAGTTCAGTCGCCTCCATTTCTTCGAAGCAGACTGTGCCAGCTTAAACATCATCGCCAAACTTGCACGTCGAGTACCGCTGCCTTTTGTGCGTCGATGGCGAAGCCGGATCGTTGCGAACGTTGATTCGATTGGATTGGTTGTTCGTAAATGACTCCAATGTTCCGCAGGGAAATCATAGAACGTTAACAGCACGTCGCGGTCTTTGTTCAAGCAGTCACAGGCGGCTGCGTATTTCGCTCCGTACTTTTCATTGAAAGCTTTGAATGCTATTTCAGCATCCTCCTTCGTTTCTGCCTGCCAGATTTCATGGATGTCACCTTTGGCTTTGGGCTGCACGCTCTTCGGCATCTTGTTGAGAATATTCGCAGTCTTATGGACCCAGCAGCGCTGTTCTCGCGTTTCTGAATGCACTTTACGAAGGGCTGCCCAGAATCCTAACGCACCATCACCAACAGCCACCTTTGGGCCAATCGTGAGCCCTCGTTGTTTTAGGTTCAGAAGTAATTCGCTCCAGCTCTGTTCGCTCTCGCGATAGCCATCGAGTACGGCGATCAATTCCTTCTGGCCGTCAGTGGTCGCGCCC includes:
- a CDS encoding IS256 family transposase; amino-acid sequence: MNQVKTERTALPVDEPLDPEVISFRAQFDERSPLDELVREGARKMLQAAIDAEVEDFLAQHGNRRDERGRRLVVKNGSLPEREILTGAGAIPVTQGRVRDNTADPDKRVTFSPSVLPAYLRKTQAIEELIPWLYLKGISTGDFAEALQSLVGERAKGLSANVVVRLKEQWCVEYEHWSKRDLTGKQYVYVWADGIYAKVRLEDDANKKQCLLVLMGATTDGQKELIAVLDGYRESEQSWSELLLNLKQRGLTIGPKVAVGDGALGFWAALRKVHSETREQRCWVHKTANILNKMPKSVQPKAKGDIHEIWQAETKEDAEIAFKAFNEKYGAKYAAACDCLNKDRDVLLTFYDFPAEHWSHLRTTNPIESTFATIRLRHRRTKGSGTRRASLAMMFKLAQSASKKWRRLNCHEKITLVIEGRSFKDGIMQDDIAA